The window TTGACCGTGAACATGCTGGCGACCCCGTTACTCGACGAGCAAGGTCTGTGGATCGGGCATCTGGCAGTCTGCATCGACATCACCGAACGCAAACGCGTTCACGAGGCCCTGGCCGCGCGCGATCTGTTGCTGAAAAAGCTCAGTGCCCATGTGCCCGGTGGCATTTATCAATTCAAGATGGAATTCGACGGTCGTTTCAGCGTGATCTACGCCAGCGACGGGATTCGCGAGATCTACGAGCTCGAACCGGACGTGCTGCTGCTCAACGCGGAAGCGATCTTCACGCGGATTCATCCACAGGACACGACCCGCGTTCGTGCCTCGATTCGCGCGTCGGCGGACACTCTCAGCCCGTGGCGCGAGGAGTACCGAGTGCAACTGCCTCAGCGCGGCCTGCGCTGGGTTCGCGGCGAGGCGACCCCGGAGGAACTGCCTGGCGGCGGCGTGCTCTGGCACGGTTACATCTCGGATATTTCCGACCTCAAGCGGGTGGAAGAAGAGCTGCGGGCGCTGTCGATCACCGACTCGCTGACCGGCATCCATAACCGCCGCTACTTTCAAGAGCGCCTGACCACCGAAATGGCCCGGGTCGAGCGCGGTGGTGGCGAGTTGTCCGTGATCATGCTCGACATCGACCACTTCAAACGCATCAATGACCTGCATGGCCATGCCGTGGGCGACCGGGTGTTGCAAGCCGTGTGCGAGCGCATCGGCCATCGTCTGCGGCGTACTGATGTGTTCTGCCGCCTGGGGGGCGAGGAATTCATGGTGTTGTGCCCGGACATCGATGCCGAACAGGCTCACGTGCTGGCCTTGCAGTTGTGGCAAGGGTTGCGCAGTTCACCGATCGAAGGCGTAGGAACCGTGACCGCGAGTTTCGGGATTGCCAGCTGGCGAGTCGGGGAGGGCGCGGATGCGCTGTTGCTGCGGGCGGATTCAGGAGTGTACGCGGCGAAGCAGGCGGGACGGGATCGGGTCGAGCCGCAAACCAGCTAAAGCCACCTGCAAACCCTGTGGGAGCGGGCTTGCCCGCGATGAGGGTGTGTCAGTCGATATCAATGTTGACTGATACTCCGCTATCGCGAGCAAGCTCGCTCCCACAATGATCTTCAGTGTTTGGAGGGGCGGGTTAGAGCACCGAGGCCGTTTCCGGCACTTTCGGCTGGCGATACAGGTCGAGCAGTACCTGATCCAGCACCGACGATGCGCCAAACGGGGCCTTGTCGTTGAGGATCGCCACCACCGCCCAGGTGTTGCCGTTGACGTCACGGCTGTAACCGGAGATCGCGCGCACGGTGTTCAGGGTGCCGGTCTTGACGTGGGCTTCGCCGCGCATCGCCGTGGTTTTCAGGCGTTTGCGCATGGTGCCGTCGGTGCCGGCAATCGGCATCGAACTGATGAACTCGGCGGAATACGGGCTGCGCCAAGCGGCTTGCAGCATCGCCGCCATTTCACGGGCGCTCACACGTTCGGCGCGGGACAGGCCGGAGCCGTTCTCCATCACCAGGTGCGGCGCGGTGATGCCTTTCTTCGCCAGCCACTGACGCACCACGCGCTGGGCAGCCTTGGCGTCGTCGCCGTCGGCGTCGGTGCGGAATTTCTGGCCCAGGCTCAGGAACAGCTGCTGAGCCATGGTGTTGTTGCTGTATTTGTTGATGTCGCGAATGATTTCCGCCAGATCCGGCGAGTAAGCCCGGGCCAACACCTTGGCGTTGCTCGGCGTCGGAGACAGACGATCCCTGCCCTGAATGCTGCCGCCCAGTTCCTTCCAGATCGCCCGCACGGCCCCGGCGGTGTAGGTCGCGTGGTCAAGCAGCGACAGATAGGTCTGCGAGCTGCAGCCATCGCCCAACTGGCCGCCGACCGTCACGGTCACGCTGCCATCGGGCTGGGTCACCGGGTTGTAACGGACGCCACCGGTGCACTGTTTGGAATTGACCGCTTTGACCTGGTTCTCGATGTTGATGCTGGCAATCGGCGGTTCCACCGACACCAGGACCCGGCCACTGTCATTGCGCGCCACAAAGCGCAGGGCCTTGAGGTTGACCATCAGCGAGTCGGGCTTGACCAGGAACGGCTTGTTGTCGTCATTGCCGTCGTCGTTGAACTCGGGCAGTTGCGGTTGCACGAAGAAGCCGCGGTCGAGCACCAGGTCGCCAGTGATTTGCGTCACGCCGTTGGCGCGCAAGTCACGCATCAGCAGCCAGAGCTTTTCCATGTTCAGTTTCGGATCGCCGCCACCCTTGAGGTAGAGGTTGCCGTTGAGGATGCCGCCGCTGAGGGTGCCGTCGGTGTAGAACTCGGTTTTCCACTGGTGGTTCGGGCCGAGCATTTCCAGCGCGGCATACGTGGTCACCAGCTTCATGGTCGAGGCCGGGTTGACCGACACGTCCGCGTTGTAAATGGTCGGGGTGCCCGGACCGTTCAACGGGATCATCACCAGCGACAAGGCGTTGTCCGGAAGCTTGCTGGCCTTGAGGGCCTTTTCGACATTGGGTGTCAGGCCGGTGTTGATAGTGGCGGCGGAAACGGAGAAGGCCAGAGGAAGAAGGAAACCGGCCAGCAACAATGGACGTAAAGATTTGATCATCTGAAATACAACCCTGCATTCGAGGGGAAAAAAGGCGAGGGCATGAAGATAAATTCCCTCAGTGGTCATGAAAGTGTCGGCATTATGCCCCAAGGTGTAACGGCTTGTGCCTTGCCGTGGCCCTCTAATCCGCAATTTTTTTACCGACGGTCACTGACGCGCCCCAGAGAGTCGGGCAATTAGCGGCTTAAACTGCTAAAGTGCCGCCCGTTATTACTTATGAGGATTGTTCCAATGGCGACTAACCGTTCCCAGCGTCTGCGCAAAAAACTGTGCGTCGATGAATTTCAAGAGCTGGGTTTCGAACTGAACCTGGATTTCAAAGAAGATTTGGCTGATGAAGCCATTGATGCTTTCCTCGACGCGTTCCTGAAAGAAGCCATGGAAGCCAACGGTCTGGGCTATGTTGGCGGCGACGACTTCGGTCTGGTTTGCCTGCAGAAACGTGGCTCGGTGTCCGAAGAGCAGCGCGCTGCTGTTGAAGCCTGGCTCAAAGGCCGCAGCGAACTGACCGAAGCAACCGTCAGCCCGCTGATCGACGTCTGGTACCCGGAAAAGCCGATCAATCCGGTAGCTTGATGTCATAGCTTGATGTCATAAAAGAAGCGGCGACCCAAGGGTCGCCGTTTTTTTATGCCTGCAAGATCAAGAGCTCGCAGCCTCGTTGCACTCGACAGCTGCTACATTGGAATGCGCTCTCTGTAGCAGCTGTCGAGTGAAACGAGGCTGCGTCTTTCAGGCCTTGCGCCAATTCAGAATCACCAGCGTCAACACCCCCGCGACAATCCCCCAGAACGCCGAGCCAATGGAAAACAGCGTCAGCCCCGACGCCGTGACCATAAAGGTAATCAACGCCGCCTCACGTTCCTTCACTTCGGTCATCGCAATGCTCAGGCCATTGATGATCGAGCCGAACAACGCCAGCGCCGCAATCGACAGCACCAGCTCTTTAGGCAGCGCCGCGAACAACGCCGCCAGCGTTGCGCCGAACACACCGGCAATGCCGTAGAAAATCCCGCACCAGACCGCCGCCGTGTAGCGCTTGTTGCGATCCTCATGGGCATGCGGCCCGGTGCAGATCGCCGCGCTGATGGCCGCCAGATTGATGCCGTGGGAGCCGAATGGGGCCAACAGCAGCGAGGCGATGCCGGTGGTGGTGATCAG is drawn from Pseudomonas sp. 31-12 and contains these coding sequences:
- the dacB gene encoding D-alanyl-D-alanine carboxypeptidase/D-alanyl-D-alanine-endopeptidase yields the protein MIKSLRPLLLAGFLLPLAFSVSAATINTGLTPNVEKALKASKLPDNALSLVMIPLNGPGTPTIYNADVSVNPASTMKLVTTYAALEMLGPNHQWKTEFYTDGTLSGGILNGNLYLKGGGDPKLNMEKLWLLMRDLRANGVTQITGDLVLDRGFFVQPQLPEFNDDGNDDNKPFLVKPDSLMVNLKALRFVARNDSGRVLVSVEPPIASINIENQVKAVNSKQCTGGVRYNPVTQPDGSVTVTVGGQLGDGCSSQTYLSLLDHATYTAGAVRAIWKELGGSIQGRDRLSPTPSNAKVLARAYSPDLAEIIRDINKYSNNTMAQQLFLSLGQKFRTDADGDDAKAAQRVVRQWLAKKGITAPHLVMENGSGLSRAERVSAREMAAMLQAAWRSPYSAEFISSMPIAGTDGTMRKRLKTTAMRGEAHVKTGTLNTVRAISGYSRDVNGNTWAVVAILNDKAPFGASSVLDQVLLDLYRQPKVPETASVL
- a CDS encoding YggL family protein, encoding MATNRSQRLRKKLCVDEFQELGFELNLDFKEDLADEAIDAFLDAFLKEAMEANGLGYVGGDDFGLVCLQKRGSVSEEQRAAVEAWLKGRSELTEATVSPLIDVWYPEKPINPVA